TAAGAAAAATCAATCATCATCAatcatctatacctagtatttaaaaagcaaaaccacatttgattagatgacacgtgttatCCATTGTTTGCTCCATCAATttggttttttaattttattttttctttgttgtttgatatattatgCAACTCCAACCGCCTCCCTcatacaacatcaattcaccaatctCTTAATTCTGCATCTTCCACACCATCTTCCcgattaacactcaatattaatacactatttaatttacatatattttttcaaccttcaaaatttacctctatttaaatcatatatcctctctaaaatcacaagctcgataaaattagaacttaaaaaaatacattaaataaccactatacaaccgcccgttctttgaacgggctcaaaagctagttactatataataaaagacacaccaaaaatgacacatgtcatgtCCTGGTGTGtccttagattttttttaaaaaataaaattttaattaaagaatCTTTTTaaatttcttgatttttgtcttatttttttttctaaaattacAATTTCATATGTATTATGGCAAGAATAAtaacataatatattaatactaatttgaaaaatatatgtcAGGAAtgaaaaaatcacaatttttatgatattattgtttttataatatacGTAGTAAGTTGCTTCTCCGTAATAGCAAGAtagtattttgattttgtaaacctttttcaaaaaaattaattatactCTTAGCCTACATGCAataattttacaaaaataatgTGTAATTATATGTCAATACCCATACAagcatttttttattattattttcttccaTTTTATGTAGCGGGTATGGGTATGGTTACAGTTATGGATATCATTTAGCAAAAGGTCTTGGGTGCAACAGGTGCACATTAATATTAATGTGCACCAAGCTCTCACACGTGCGAATTAATGAGGCTTTTCCAAACAATGAAAGAAAAGTCACGCAAAACAAGAggagagaagaaaaaaaaaatcgcagAAAGAGGAGAGAAGGAAAAAAACgcagaaagaggagagagaaagaacatACACGAGAGAAATAGAAATTGAAACGCAGAAAGAGGGGAGAGAAACAACCAAGACAAGAGAAATCAAAATTGTGAAATTGCGAGAGATCAAAATTGTGAAATCGTGAGAAATCGAAATCTCTGAAATCGCGAGAGATCAAAATTGTGACAGATCGAAATCTCTGAATTctcaataaaatataaaatggaAAACCTAATTCAAAGtgtgattcaatcaactcaaaTAATTCAAGTTCCGGTTGAACCTGATATTCAAGATGCAACAATGGAAGAAGTTCTCAACAATTGCATAGAAAACAATGCTTTGGCAGAGAAACGTGAAGAAGAAGAGTCAACTAACGACATCGAAGCTGAAGAACAACAaattatttctgattctgaaggTATGAATAATTATGCGTTGGaaaaattaattatatgttcgaaGTTAAAGTTATAGTTATGAATGTAAAAGTTAGAGATATTCCTGCAAAAGTTATGTAAATGTGTTGGTTAGGCTGTAATATTGGTGTTTGAAAAAGTTACAGATGtcaaagttaaagttgaggtTTTTAGAGTAAAAGTTAAGTATGTGAAATGTAAAGTTTAGAATATTTGCATAGATTTTTAACATGATATTATTAGAGAATTTACAGTTGTGGTTTTATGCGTAAAAGTTATAGTTTGATGCGTAAAAGTTAGCCTTGTTTTAATAGAGATAAGCCttgttttagtaaaagttatagttttgCACAGGAGCAGTAAATAAGGACGTTACCCCCCTAATCCCCGTAAAAGTTAgccttattttagtaaaatttgTAGTTTTATGCGTAGAAGTTAGACTTGTTTTAGTAAAAGTTGGCCTTGTTTTAGTAAAGGATAAAGTTTTATGCGTAAAAGTTGTGGTTTTATGCGTAAAAGTTGTGGTTTTATGCGTAAAAGTTGTGGTTTTATGCGTAAAATTTATAGTTTGATGCGTAAAAATTCACCTTGTTTTAATAGAGATAAGCCttattttagtaaaagttacagttttatgcgtaaaagttaggcttgttttagtaaaagttagccttgttttagtaaaaattatagttCTATGCGTAGAAGTTAGACTTGTTTTAGTAAAAGTTGGTCttgttttagtaaaagttatagtattatgcgtaaaagttagggttttatgattaaaatttctgctgatttttaataattgcaaTGATATTGTTGGAACGTTGATGGGTTACACTGGAGAAACAGTGGAGGAAGTTCTAGGTTTCTACCAAAAACATGCTAGTGCAATTGGATTTTCCATAAGGAAAGGAAACATGAGATTCAAAGTTGGGACAAGAATCGTGCTTGAAAAGACATTTCTTTGTTCAACAGCAGGAGTAACAAACAAtggaaagaacaaaaagaaaaagtgGAAACAATTGTTCCTGTTGTGCCcaaaaagaagagaaaaccaAGGCAAGTTCCAATCACAGGAACTAGATGTAGGGCATGCTTGAGGGTGAAAATGAATTCTGAAGGAAGATATGGGTTGTTAATCACGTGATAATTCACAACCATGAGTTAACTAGAAGTCAATGGCACTACTTGCATAGATCTGAAAGGCAAATAACGGAAGAGAAGGGGGAGGCAATTGAAACTATGCAAAAATCTGGTAAAAGTTACATTCTGATAGTTAAACTTACagttttagtagtaaaaatgttATTCTATGTAAAAGTTATTGTTTTGATACTCATGCTTGTGTTATTGCAATCACCTTTCAACATGAAAAAAGttggaaatataaaagtcaCATTCATCTCAGTTAAAGTTAAGCTTtttaaagtaaaagttaggttagaGATGAATGAAGACAGTCTTTAACTTTGACAACAATTtccttaactttaacctacataaCTACCACTTTAACACAGAAAACTACAAGGTGTGAAATAAAACAAATTGCCTTACAGacattagctgaagaaaggtaaaaacgtaaaagttagactttatcagttaaagttaagttattaacaATTAAAGTCAGATTTGAGATGAGGAATTTTGTCTTAACTTTAGAACATTTTCCATTACGTTGACATAAAGAACTAAAACTTTAAAAGTAAAaagttaaagttagccttttgtACTAAAAGTCAGGCCTGAAGAAGTAAAAGTTGAGTAAAGTTAAATAAAACCTTTTGCctaaacttttattttatttacattctTTTATGCACAACTGACAGGTCTGTCATCCACGGCTTCCTTTAACTACATGGAAATTGAAGCTGGAGGTGAAGAAAATTTAGGACAATCGAAGAAAGACCATCTAAATTACTGCACGAggttaaaaatgaagcaaatagAAGGAGGTGATGCACAAGCAGTAACTGACATAATGTATTTAGAGGTTGAAGGTGACCCAAACTTCTTTTTTAGATTTATATTGGATGAAAAAGGCAAATTGAGGAGTTTGTTTTGGAGGGACTCTATGATGATGGAAGACTATGGAATTTTTGGAGATATAGTGGTTTTTGACACAACCTATAGAACAAACAGGTATAACCTAATTTGTGCTCCAAtagttggaataaacaaccactgGAACAATTGCATGTTTGGTTGTGCATTCATAGGAGATGAAAAGATTGAGTCGTTTGTGTGGCTTCTacaaactttcaaaaagtcaatGGGGGGAAAAAGTCAAATATCAATCTTTACAGATCAGGATGCAACAATGAACAATGCCACCAGTCAGGTAAAAATCCAAGATTTATTCTGAAAGTTGTAGTTTTATGTGCTAAAGTTATAATGTAATTACCGAAAGTTAGTTAAACTGGTAAAGaccttttcttaatttttataaCACTGTAATAAGTTTTATATTGATATTTCTAACTATTAACTTGAGGGGAACCTGAAATGCTAAAGTTATGCAGTTTTGAGtaaaaaaagttaaagttttcctTTTTGTATTAAAAGTCAGAATTGATGTAGTAAAAGTTAGAAAAACTTGAATATAACATTTTACTTAAGATTGGGTTGTATATGCAGGTCTTTCCGGATGCAAGACACATATTATGTGTATGGCATTTGCATCAGAATGCTATTACAAGATTTGGGGCATTGAAACGAGATCCAACTTTTAAGAAGACATTCAACTATTGCTTGTATAAGTGTGTCACAGTAGTTGAATGTGAAACCAATTGGAGATCAATGCTGCAAGCATATGAGCTGATAGGGGATGAATGGTTTACAAATGTATAGGATTTGAGAGAAAAATGGTGCCCTGCCCTAAGCAAAGACTTCTTTTCAGCTGGGATTTTATCTTCACAACGAAGTGAAAGCACTAATCACGTCATCGGATTTAGAGCAAACAGAACAACAAGTTTAACTGATTTCTATAGATTGTTCAAAGGAACAATACAACGTTGGAGAAGTAGAAAAAAGCAAGCTGAATTCTCTTGTAGTAAATCAGTTGCATCCTCGGCTTTACCACTATCTGGATtgctaaaacatgcatcagaaGTTTACACGTTGTCACTATTCAGAGACTTTGAGGAGGAATTTGGATATTCGattgcaacaacaacaaaattaatTTGGATACAAGGTAAATATCAGAAGTTAAAGTTTCCATTTTTGAAAAATtataaagttagtctttttgtTGTAAAAGTTAGGCCTTTTGTATtaaaagttaggtaaactgAAATATAAagtttcttaacttttacttcaCCAGGGCTAAAATTTTATACATATTTTCCTAACTTTCCACCTTACTGAATATCTGAAGATAAAGTTAACATTTTAGggcaaaaatgttaaagttaggttttttgttttaaaagttatGTAACCTGAAAATTTAAGTTTCTTAACTTTAAGTACACCAGGGCTAAATTTTATATTGATTTTCCTAACTTTACAATTTACTACTACTAATGCAGGTAATACTCAGTTTTATGTTGTGTCCATTGATGAAGAACCTTGGTCTGCACAGAGAGTAACATACATCCACGAGAGCCAGACAGTATCATGTACGTGTAAAAACTTTGAAGCTTCGGGATGGTTGTGCTACCACTGCATTAGGATATTTCACCTTCATTCGGTTAACCGGATTCCAGAAtagtacataaaaaagaggTGGACAAAATCTGCCAAGTCATCGGTTTGGAACAAATTAGAAAATGAAAATCCAGAAGAGGTCCAGTACACACCTTGGCGCCAAACCATGGCTAGGAAATACTACAACCTTATCTTGAAAATCCAGTCAAATGAGGAGACAAGAACCCTTATAGAGGATGGTTATGCCGCTAGTGTGTCTCTGGTTGATGAACTTCTAGCATCATTGAATCTTTCAAATACTGAAGATGCTTCAACCACACAAACAAGTGCAACAGCAACACCTGAAACAGGCACATCACGAGCATAAAAAACAAATACAGCACCAACATGTaaaagtgtgagggggtcgaaaaagcacgaggctaatgcgtgacctcgtccctcgtgggtgtgacgcttctttttgtcaaatcaagtgtaattggatttcctgtgagtttacactcaattgactagtaatataggagtcgccattcagtttttaacgacaatgagaaaaactgacaaaacccggttatcgtgacataaagggagtgcaattatgtttgaccacgacggccgtatgttcccttgtgatctctggtggaggggatcgctcaacgtacacccgcagggtagagattaagggttcgggggactgtaactaccgagaggagtactcgctcttcgataactccagaggcaggatatccttactagctcagcataaataattgaagggacatgcgttaactattaaactaatccgagttgattttaacaatatgcaacatatagtactagatcgagcgcgattatctgatttagattgttttaagggacccagcatgataatccaatttcccaaaaatatcatatttattaagcgtgatcgaacaatcagattttagttagtttaacagttcataaaagggcgaggaaagcaattaaaccatggaaaagggacacattacgacgcacccttgagaggtacgtcacggttctcagaaaactaaccactttgactttgctatttctccttttatttaacgaatctcaagttatgggacaggatacgttctgttcgatttatggatcgattgcgacagaacgcgtgatcaatttcgcagcgtgaggcttaggcttaggggttggagtcaatactcagaataataattgtgtgttgttgttcttttcacgtcgaacttaaggccctatttatagaaaagagttcgtggaaagatagaattgcataactctaatccacgaggaattaggaaaaaacacgtaccaggtatttccagcgcccaggcctgggcgccgaagatttcggcgcccagaaccaggcgttgaaaataggatctgggctgtttttcttagtcagattcggattccttgaatccggagtatttgagatttaattgagtcttttagtgcgtattaaccttgtgacgggatgcgtctgggcccgttacgaactctaggctcgttaggattttaattaatacgtgactcttactttcgaatcatattaggaataggattctctcgcaatttctatctcatttaggatttatgttggagtgcaacacctaattctgacaggtttctatcttttatgacttgccacttttaacaactaccattacggcagttactatttttagccggtttccataaatagcaggtttctataaatagcaggtttcgggtgaaatgaaaaggggaattgagattcgttattttataggagatgcgttgtcaagtggagatttacgttttcatcatcgaaccttccctttcgggaatggggacaaaagtaggtgtctacagttagcccccactttgaccgagtattggagtaagacgatggtcaaagtattagacggagtgcgccacgcaagtcatggtgacctgcttttgcgagggtctcgcgagcccccgagtgataacatttgacttaagggtcatcacttgaagtgtcgacatatccctcacgtgtcattgggatttgtcaacggatagtatagaaacttcctcactttgtcattggaaagatctaaaggtgcgtagaaactccctcactttgtcattgggagtagctacagatgttttcgaaatcaaagctataaagtgtaattgggcctggccaagcccaatcacgaggtaaaaatgtttttaaagattctcatttttagggttaactaaacgagaaaacccccttgtttttatgggacgtaaaacgaaggaaaatccaacacatcgttcttttttttttggaaaaacggaaaaccaaaaaaaaggaaactactcacatcgcttttttggaaaaaacggaaaaccaaaagctactcacatcgttcttttttggaaaaacggaaaaccaaaagctactcacatcgttctttttttggaaaaagggaaaaccaaaagctactcacatcgttttctttttttttttggaaaaacggaaaaccaaaagctactcacatcgttctttttttttttggaaaaatggaaaaccaaaagctactcacatcgttctttttttttttggaaaaacggaaaaccaaaagctactcacatcgttctttttttttttggaaaaacggaaaaccaaaaaaaagttatcgctgcagcgactaaggacctgcgcggttagtgacgcagaccccgccggctaaagatggcgagcctgtccgctaagggtggacaccccgtccgatggaagtggacgaatctgtttttgaaatttgaaaataaggacctacgcggtttgtgacgtagaccccgtcggctaaagatggagaacctgtccgctaagggtggacaccccgtccgatagaagtggacgaatctattttgaaatttgtttgttctttttgaaaataaggacctatgtggtttgtgacgtagaccccgccggctgaagatggcgagcctgtttcatttttgtttttgaagattctatttttcgaaaactgaggacctgcgaggctagtgacgcagaccccgcccgctgaaggtgggcaagccctgtccgctgagggtggacgtcccggaattcgttttttttttcaatttggaactcgcgtgatTCGTGAAGCGATTTTGCCTGATTGAGGTAGGCAAGTCTCTATTtctttgttcattgtgatttctttttgagaatttctttttattcattcttgcaggagcgaattctttcgagggatgctcggatttagttgcaacctgaaggtgggttgacaacgtgtttagacggaccattgtctcgtggtcatcatctttcatggttttgagctagtctttacggctcaattttgccactacctgggtccttgattaggggactatgtataagtatcaacgacgacctttgtcttgaggtcgtaatccggttttttttttgagattatccaaacacgggacttcgtacagcgtagtccgggaatattgttttaactttgcatactttcttttaagatatattttttttctttcgagccaccaagcactcgtgcttggcggtcagttcttgtcaaagaggttctttggggatacgcattttgtaatgtccttgattgtgtttgggatcgtgctcgtaagtgcgagcgatcttcgtagtggtgtgctactcttgacaaagttgtgaggtgcgactttcagtaaggaaatcggcaattttcgagtcgaatggatgcggcagggcccaatagaagttagggcattttttgagcctgggttcattttcggcgcccaggcctgggcgttgaaataattcacgcccaggtggggcgttgaaagtgttgtttgggctggtcttttgatgacacagttggcctcttgttcattcgtttatttcacttggaagttctatgtattctcttctcttttgttttttccttatttttagaacgtgatgattttcttgagaagccgtagccgattgtt
This genomic stretch from Spinacia oleracea cultivar Varoflay chromosome 3, BTI_SOV_V1, whole genome shotgun sequence harbors:
- the LOC130469833 gene encoding protein FAR-RED IMPAIRED RESPONSE 1-like; this translates as MENLIQSVIQSTQIIQVPVEPDIQDATMEEVLNNCIENNALAEKREEEESTNDIEAEEQQIISDSEVEEVLGFYQKHASAIGFSIRKGNMRFKVGTRIVLEKTFLCSTAGVTNNGKNKKKKWKQLFLLCPKRRENQGLSSTASFNYMEIEAGGEENLGQSKKDHLNYCTRLKMKQIEGGDAQAVTDIMYLEVEGDPNFFFRFILDEKGKLRSLFWRDSMMMEDYGIFGDIVVFDTTYRTNRYNLICAPIVGINNHWNNCMFGCAFIGDEKIESFVWLLQTFKKSMGGKSQISIFTDQDATMNNATSQVFPDARHILCVWHLHQNAITRFGALKRDPTFKKTFNYCLYKCVTDLREKWCPALSKDFFSAGILSSQRSESTNHVIGFRANRTTSLTDFYRLFKGTIQRWRSRKKQAEFSCSKSVASSALPLSGLLKHASEVYTLSLFRDFEEEFGYSIATTTKLIWIQGNTQFYVVSIDEEPWSAQRVTYIHESQTYIKKRWTKSAKSSVWNKLENENPEEVQYTPWRQTMARKYYNLILKIQSNEETRTLIEDGYAASVSLVDELLASLNLSNTEDASTTQTSATATPETGTSRA